GGTTCGCTACACGCCCCTGACGGACGCGCTTATTTTTGTTGTTGTCACTATTTACTTAATTTTTACCGCCTTCTTTGCTGCGAATTTCATCGCAGAAGCGCCCGAGCAGCGTGTGAGTGTAATCCGCAACGCTTATGTGGCAACCGCCGTAGTGTCCGCAGCTATTGGAATATTCGCATATCTCGGCGTACTGCCAAATTCAGAAATGTTTCTGCGCTACGACCGCGCCAAGGCGATGTTCAAGGACCCCAATGTCTATGGCCCTTTCCTTATTCTTCCTGCGATGCTGGTGCTGCGCGATCTTTTTCTCCAGCGCAAGGGTCAACTGCTCAACGGGGCGATCGTACTCCTGCTGATGATCGGTGTGTTTGTAAGCTTTTCTCGGGCGGCTTGGGGACATTTTGCAGTCTCCGGCCTACTGGTTTTTGTATTGTGCTTCTGGCTGGAGGCTATAGCGACCGAGAAGGTCCGCATGATGATTATCGCCCTAGCCGGCGCTTTGATCGTCATGATCTCTTTCGCAGGACTGCTGTCCGTTCCCGAGATCGGCTCGCTGTTTGAACAGCGCGCCAGCGCCACCCAGACCTACGACACCGGAGAGACTGGCCGCTTTGGCCGGCAAGGATATGCGTTCGACCTTGCTCTGACCCATCCTTGGGGGCTGGGGCCCACAGAGTTCCCCCATTTGCGTATAATGGAGCAGCCGCACAATACCTATGTTACTGTCCTGCATGCCTATGGATGGGGCGGGGGGCTCTGCTACTACCTAATTGTCCTGCTTACGCTCTGGCGCGGTTTACAGGGTTTAGGGAATCCCGCCAGACGTGGCCTGCTCATTCCTGTAATCGCGGTCTATATTCCCTTGGTTGTCCAGTCAGCGATCATCGACACCGACCACTGGCGTCACTATTTCCTTATCGTCGGCCTGATCTGGGGGATAACTGCAAATACTGCGGTTTCCGTTACCCGTGATCCTTCCCGGCTCATCCCGAAATATCCTCCAGGGCGGCGCAAGCAGACCCGAAATTCCTAAGACGGGGCATTCTAAGGCAGGCTGGACAGCCAAGCCCGACTGCCGAGTTTTCTTGATCGCTGTGACTTAGAAGATGCCGATCATTTAATAACTGTTTTCAATAACAGCTATTAAAATTATTCATGTTATTGTTGAACTTTGTTTGAACATTTTATTTCAGACGTCATTAACCATGTGAATTTAAGACTTTAAAATTCTCTTGTGCAAGAACGTAGCCAAATCGATAGGAATTGGATGGGACCCGTTCAATGAGCACCGACAGTGTTACCGCTATAGCCATTGATAGCCGCATGACGGAGGCGGCGCCTTTGGTGTTGGACGTCGATGGTGCTTTGCTGCGCACGGATTTGCTGCATGAGTCCGCGATTGCTTATGTTAAGATCAATCCGTTAGGCCTTATATTTCTGGTTTGGTGGCTGATCCAAGGCAAGGCTGTATTGAAGCGTAAATTGGCCGAGCGCGTACGGCTCGATATCGAGCATCTGCCAATCAATACCGAATTGGAAGCGTATGCGCGCCTCGCACATGACAATGGCCGAACCATCTGCCTGGCAACCGCCGCTGATGAATTGCTGGCCATAAAATTAGCCCAGCGCTTCGACTTCATTAGCTTCGTCATTGCAAGCAATGGCCGCAGAAATCTCAAGGGACTCGCCAAGGCATTCGCCTTGAAGGAGCAGTTTCCCAATGGCTTCGTCTATGCCGGCGACAGTCGGTCCGATCTGCACGTTTGGACCGCCGCAACCAGCATCGTGCTCGCCGGCGCCAACTCGGCCACTAGCCGCCAAGCGCGAGCGCTTGGTAAGCCGGTGGAAGCTGATTTTCCACGTCCTCGCCTGGGCTTGCGGGGCTGGGTCAAGGCCCTGCGGCTGCATCAATGGGCCAAGAATGTCCTGGTCTTTATGCCGCTGGTACTAGGCGGTCTCTTTACCGATCTGACTGCCTGGACAAATGCGGCATTGGCGTTTCTTGCCCTGGGTATTCTTGCCTCAGCGACCTACTTGGTCAATGATATTTGGGACATCGAGGATGACCGTCGGCATTGGACCAAGCGCCATCGTCCGCTGGCCAGCGGACTGATGACGGTCAAGCAGGCTGTTATCGTCACTCCGCTGGCCTTTGTCGTCAGTCTGGCCCTGGGGGCCATGGTCGGTCCCGCAGTGGTTGCGGTGCTTCTGGCCTATCTAGTACTCACCTTGTGCTACTCCTTCGGCTTCAAGCGCAAGCCAGTGCTCGATGCCTTCACGCTGGCCTCGCTATTCACCTTGCGGCTGATCCTTGGCATCGCGGCGGTGGGAGTGGTCGCATCGCCCTGGCTGCTGGTATTTTCCATGTTCCTGTTCACCTCTTTGTCCTTCGCCAAGCGACAGACGGAAGTACTGCGCCTGATGGAGAAAAAACAGGATACGGGCGACAAGATTTTTGGCCGGGGCTATTTCGTCGCGGATGCCCCCTTTATCTTGGCCATGGGCGTATCGTGCGGCATGGCGTCGATTCTGATCATGGTGCTCTATCTGACCCAGGATGCCTTGCTGGTGGATTTCTACGGCAACGCGGACTGGCTATGGGCCATTCCCGCCATATTGTTTCTGTGGCTGTCGCGCATCTGGATGCTGTGCCAACGCGGCGAGTTGCTTGATGACCCGGTGGTCTTCGCCATGCGCGATCCGAAGAGCCTGATGCTCTGCGCCGGCCTTGGTCTGTTCTTCGCCATGGCATGTCTGGGCGTACCCTACTGATGGAGCGCTTGCCTCAACTCGTTCGTTTCCTTCTGCTCGGCGGTCTGGCCGCCGCCGTCAACTGGCTGGCGCGAATCCCCCTCTCAGTCTTCTTGCCTTTCGATATGGCGGTTGCGCTGGCCTATCTGATTGGCATGTCGGCCGGGTTCACGCTGTACCGCAAATATG
This genomic stretch from Devosia sp. YIM 151766 harbors:
- a CDS encoding O-antigen ligase family protein → MIDVLSRQAIANPILARQRGEAYMHALASKTLMVTIWLWIFSGSFILFEPSFYEILLLPALCMAVASRMRLFSSTAPLLLLLLFFSVFGVIAAFQVRYTPLTDALIFVVVTIYLIFTAFFAANFIAEAPEQRVSVIRNAYVATAVVSAAIGIFAYLGVLPNSEMFLRYDRAKAMFKDPNVYGPFLILPAMLVLRDLFLQRKGQLLNGAIVLLLMIGVFVSFSRAAWGHFAVSGLLVFVLCFWLEAIATEKVRMMIIALAGALIVMISFAGLLSVPEIGSLFEQRASATQTYDTGETGRFGRQGYAFDLALTHPWGLGPTEFPHLRIMEQPHNTYVTVLHAYGWGGGLCYYLIVLLTLWRGLQGLGNPARRGLLIPVIAVYIPLVVQSAIIDTDHWRHYFLIVGLIWGITANTAVSVTRDPSRLIPKYPPGRRKQTRNS
- a CDS encoding UbiA family prenyltransferase, translated to MSTDSVTAIAIDSRMTEAAPLVLDVDGALLRTDLLHESAIAYVKINPLGLIFLVWWLIQGKAVLKRKLAERVRLDIEHLPINTELEAYARLAHDNGRTICLATAADELLAIKLAQRFDFISFVIASNGRRNLKGLAKAFALKEQFPNGFVYAGDSRSDLHVWTAATSIVLAGANSATSRQARALGKPVEADFPRPRLGLRGWVKALRLHQWAKNVLVFMPLVLGGLFTDLTAWTNAALAFLALGILASATYLVNDIWDIEDDRRHWTKRHRPLASGLMTVKQAVIVTPLAFVVSLALGAMVGPAVVAVLLAYLVLTLCYSFGFKRKPVLDAFTLASLFTLRLILGIAAVGVVASPWLLVFSMFLFTSLSFAKRQTEVLRLMEKKQDTGDKIFGRGYFVADAPFILAMGVSCGMASILIMVLYLTQDALLVDFYGNADWLWAIPAILFLWLSRIWMLCQRGELLDDPVVFAMRDPKSLMLCAGLGLFFAMACLGVPY